In the genome of Desulfovibrio sp. JC022, the window AAATCACCATAAAACTCAGCCCCATGCATGGACCATGCTTCAGCGGGCAGACCGGACTCATGAAAAAGTCTCTCTGAAAAACGGCCCTGAAAAGCAAGGTTATGAATGGTCGTCACTGTTTTGGTTTTCTTCCAGAAGGAATCCGTTTCCCGCTCAAAATGAAGGTAAGGCGGCACCAGCGCGGACTGCCAATCATGAGAATGAATCACCGCCGGGGGCGAAGGAAGCATACGCGCCCACTTAAGTACGGCCTTGCAGAAAAAAATGAACCGCTCACAATTATCGAAATAATCGCCATAATGGGTATTGTAGTAATGACGGCGATCAAAAAATTCACCACGGGACACAAAATAAACGGAAATCCCATCATAATCGGTCTGATAGATTTCCGCTGTGGTGGACGGCCATGGATAGCCGACATGCAGGTCGGAATAGACCAGCCGCAGCTTATGTCCGTCAAGATTCATACGTCCGTAGAACGGAGTAATGACTGCTGTCCTGACTCCCTTGGCGTGGATAGCCGGAGGCAGAGCCCCCATAACATCACCCAGCCCCCCGGTCTTGGAAAAGGGATACATTTCAGATGTAACATAAAGAACGTCGTGCACTGCTCAAACTCCCCCCAATTTTCAGCTTGTTATTCTTTACTGCCCACGGCAGCATGATCCTGCAAGCGGATCAATTTTGAAGAAAAATCGCTAAGAATGTCCCTATGATCGAAAACAAGATCAGGCAGACTGTCCAATTTGAAAAAACACGCCCTTCCGGCATCATCCCCGGCCTGCAAAGCGGAAACATCGCTGGTCACCGCGCTGTAGGTAACGCTGATGGTATGCTGGCGGTCATCTCGGCAGGGCATGGAATAAACCCCGACTAATCCGGTCAGAACCACCTCAAGCCCGGTTTCCTCTTTTGCCTCACGCACGGCAGCATGCTCAAGGGTTTCCCCGTAATCGACAAAACCTCCGGGCAAAGCCCAGCCCAAAGGAGTATTGTTGCGCTCAATAAGCACAACTCCAAGGGTAGGGTCGTAAATTACAACATCAACAGTGGGAACAGGATTGCGGTAATGAACAACATCTTTTCCGCAATGGGGACACGGTTTTGATCCGAGCATGAAAAACAGCCTTTCTTTGATCTACTGCAAATATATTAACTTTTACACATAGGTTACAACTGACAATCAGTTCCTATAAATAACGCGAATGGAATTTCATTACAAGGGAATCTGCATTTTTTTCTAAAAGTCCACCTTTGTAACACAGTCCGCTTGAGTTCAAAATATTTAACCACCCTGCGCCCGGTCCCTTCGTTCAGACAATCCCCCTTCTATCAAGCTGTTTACCCGGTTCTGCGGCCCCCTTAACACTGGAGCAAAATTATATTTTATCCCGTAACAATGAAAAAGGCCCCGTCGGTCATTTCCGACGGGGCCCGTTTCAGCATTTTTTTCAGCAAAAGTCTGAAGGTAATCTCTATCTAGCAACCGCTGTGCCAAAATCAAAAACGACCAAAAAACACAGCCAAACGCCTATAATTACTAACTTTAATAAACACAAACAGATCATCTCAAAAACAGCAATTCAGTACAATATTTTTTACCTGACAAACAAATACCGGATGAAACAGGCATCGGGGGTAAAATATTTTTTACCGGATTTGCGGCCCAGCAAGAACATATTTTTTATCCAGCATGCTCCGCTATAAATTCCCCCACTTCATAAACTCAGTACGTATAATTTTCCCTCCACAATGAAAAAGGCCCCGTCGGTCATTTCCGACGGGGCCCGTTTCAGCATTTTTTTCAGCAAAAGTCTGAAGGTAATCTCTATCTAGCAACCGCTGTGCCAAAGTTAAAAACAACCAGAAAAACACACTTAAGCATAAGTAATTACTGACTTTAAGAAACATAAACAGTCCATCTTAAAAACAGCAATTCAGTACAATATTTTTTACCTGACAAACAAATACCGGATGAAACAGGCATCGGGGGTAAAATATTTTTTACCGGATTTGCGGCCCAGCAAGAACATATTTTTTTATCCAGCATGCTCCGCTACAAATCCTCCCACTTCATAAACTCAGTACGTATGATTTTCCCTCCACAATGAAAAAGGCCCCGTCGGTCATTTCCGACGGGGCCCGTTTCAGCATTTTTTTCAGCAAAAGTCTGAAGGTAATCTCTATCTAGCAACCGCTGTGCCAAAGTCAAAAACAACCATAAAAACACACTTAAGCATAAGTAATTACTGACTTTAAGAAACATAAACAGTCCATCTTAAAAACAGCAATTCAGTACAATATTTTTTACCTGACAAACAAATACCGGATGAAACAGGCATCGGGGGTAAAATATTTTTTACCGCACAAATAAAAAAGACCTGTCCTTAATACTAAAGACAGGTCCGAAAAATCTATTTCAAAAAGAATATTAATCCGCAATCACAAATCCGGCACGAATCAACTGCTCGCGAGTAACCACTCCATCACGGTAGACCTTCACCCGGTTACCTTCAAGCGGTTCCACAACAGTTGAAGGTTCGCCTCCTTTGGGGCCGGGATCTGGATTATAGACGCCTTCCACCATTATGGTCAGCTCTTCATCCAGCTCTGCGGCAATGCCGGTTCCCGGTTTGCCGCTCATGTTGGCACTGGTGGCTACAAGCGGAGTGTGGGCTTTAAGGCACAGCTCAGCAGCACACGCATGCTCGGTCCAACGTACGGAAGTATAGCCCCTTGAATCCTTAACAGCGGAAGGAAGCTCCTCCCGCGCTTTAACCAGAATGGAAAGAGGTCCGGGCCAGAACTTGTTGGTAAGCTTGAGCAGTTCAGGGGAAACAGATTCAGTAACAAGGTCAAGCTGGTCAATACTACCGATAATAAGCGGTAAAGGCTTGGACACCGGACGCCCTTTGATACGGGCAACACGATTCGCAGCCCTTTCGTCCATGGCATCCGCACCAATGGCAAAAAGGGTTTCTGTGGGATAAACTAAAACCCCGCCAGTCCTTATTATATTTACAGCTTCCTGTTCACTCATACCTGTTTAACTCCAAAAACACATTACGGCATACGGAGCGACTATTAATACCAGCTTTATGCCTTATGTCCAGCATCTTTTACTATGTCAGAAATATCATTATTAACTAACTACAATAAACACTACAGAAGCAGCATGACTTTAGCACCCATTTATCATATTAAAAGACACAGCTCGCACGTGAACAAATGGAGATGACAAATGGTTGCTGCCACACACAATTTTGGAACTGAAAAAGTAGAGACCTTTCTTACAGCAGTTAAAGACACCGTCCCTCTCTGGGTTATGGGAACTGAAGAATTTTCCCACCAGAACGGACTTATAAATGTTTTTCAACATCTTTCATCTGCTAATCAACAGTTTGAGGAAGCCAGCTCCG includes:
- a CDS encoding L-threonylcarbamoyladenylate synthase; translation: MSEQEAVNIIRTGGVLVYPTETLFAIGADAMDERAANRVARIKGRPVSKPLPLIIGSIDQLDLVTESVSPELLKLTNKFWPGPLSILVKAREELPSAVKDSRGYTSVRWTEHACAAELCLKAHTPLVATSANMSGKPGTGIAAELDEELTIMVEGVYNPDPGPKGGEPSTVVEPLEGNRVKVYRDGVVTREQLIRAGFVIAD
- a CDS encoding NUDIX hydrolase, with protein sequence MLGSKPCPHCGKDVVHYRNPVPTVDVVIYDPTLGVVLIERNNTPLGWALPGGFVDYGETLEHAAVREAKEETGLEVVLTGLVGVYSMPCRDDRQHTISVTYSAVTSDVSALQAGDDAGRACFFKLDSLPDLVFDHRDILSDFSSKLIRLQDHAAVGSKE